TTAGAGTGAAGTCTCAGATTACATATTCTTCTGATGGTAAATCATTAATTAAGATCTGCCGATCGGAAACAGAATGTGCTAATGAATTGCACGTTTATAACTTAGGACTGGATTTTACCCCCAAATTACTCAATAAGATAGATGAGAAAACTATCGAGATAAGTTATATCAAGGGGAATTCTCTGAAAGACGAGATAGACTTTGATTTCTCAAAGCCAGCTGAGCAACTGGCAAAGCTGCATAAATCAACGATAAAAGAGGGTATAGTACTCTGTCATCTCGATAATAATCCACGCAATTACTTAATAGAAAAAGAAACAGGTAAGTTCTATCTGATTGATTTTTCGGAGAGCGGATATAGCTTGCCGGAAAATGATCTGGTCAACTTTTTACTCTTCTGGGCTGCAATTTTACCACCTAATCGTTTTCAGAATGCTATGCAGAGGTTTTTAGAGGGGTACAAGTCACCAGAACTTCTTGATAACAAGCGACAGAGATCACATTTTTCTCAGTGGATAAACGTTTTCGATGTGAGACGAAGAAAATATTGTAAAAATCCGGGTACAAAATTCGCTTGGCAGATAGATAATCGTAAATATCTTCTAACTAATTTTTACACTTTAGTAAGGTCAGACAAGAAATAATAAGTTCTTAAGGAGGCATTATGATTACCAAGATCAGAGAATTATTGGGGCAAGAAGCCGAATATTTATTAGAACACAAGTGTAAAACCGTAAATAAAGAAAATCTCTATCTGCCGGGACCTTGTTTTATTGATGAAGTTTTGAGATTATCGGATCGTCCGGTAAATGTACTGCGCAATATGCAACTACTTTTTAATACAGGAAGATTAGCCGGGTCTGGTTATCTCTCCTTTTTACCTGTAGATCAGGGTATCGAGCACACTGCCGGAGCTTCTTTTGCTCCTAATCCAATATATTTTGATCCCGACAATATAGTGAAACTCGCTATTGAAGGAGGCTGCAACGGAGTAGCTTCTTCTGTTGGAATTTTAGGAGCAGTAGCCCGCAAATATGCTCATAAGATACCTTTCATCGTTAAATTGAATCATAATGAGCTGCTGACCTATCCCAATAAATACGATCAGATTCTTTTTGCTGATGTGGATCAGGCATTCGATATGGGTGCTGTAGCCGTAGGTGCAACCATTTATTTCGGATCGGAAGAGAGCAACCGACAGATTCAGGAGATATCAGAAGCTTTCTCTTATGCGCATTCTTTAGGGTTAGTCACTATTCTATGGGCTTATCTTCGTAATAACGAGTTTAAGAAAGATCAGGATTATCATTTGGCAGCAGATCTGACGGGTCAGGCAAATTACCTCTCTGCTACTATTCAGGCAGATATAGTCAAACAGAAGCTGCCGGAAAACAACGGGGGATTCAGGGCAATTAAATTTGCTAAAACCCATAAGAAAGTATATGAAGAGCTGACCTCAGATCATCCTATAGATCTAACAAGATATCAGGTTGTGAACTGCTTTATGGGTAGAGCCGGATTGATTAACTCTGGTGGTGCTTCTGGTGAAAATGATCTGGCACAGGCAGTAAGAACAGCCGTTATTAACAAACGTGCCGGTGGAATGGGTTTGATATCCGGCAGGAAAGCTTTTCAACGTCCTATGCAACAAGGTATTGAGCTGTTAAATGCTATTCAGGATATCTATCTTTGTCAGGAAATTACAATAGCATAATAATAATCATATTTCTCTTAAAAAGCAAGGGCGACTTAAAGTCGCCCTAATATTCTAAAGTTTCTTTTTCTTTTAAATGCCTGTCTTGAACCTTTTCAGTATCAAATCATCAACAAGAGATCAAGCCAATTCCGGTTCTAATGCAGAAATTAGCTTCTCCAACAACTCCGGTTTTTGTTTGATATCGGAATTCATAATAAATTCTTTTCTTTGGTTCATTCTATCTTTGATGATGGTCTGATAATCGTGCATATTCTCACGAGTTGCAGGATTATAGAGATCGTAGTACCCTGGAATGATCTTATCTATAGATTCTTTCGTCGGGATCATAGCCCCGGGTAAGATCTCCCAATCTTCCCATTTTAACTGACTCATCAGAATTGCAGTCTGCAAAGTTAAGGATGTTTGCAACTTTATAGGTATTGAATCCGTATCGCTCGATTTCCAGTAACCGGCGGAATTGAAAGTATAGCAGGTTGCACCAAGCTCCAGGACATTGTAAAATGCGGTTACATCTCTATACAATTCATACACCCTGAAAGGGTTAGCAAAAGGTTCAAAGACGAGTTTTTTCAACTCATCTTCGGTGACATTTTCTGCCCTGTTTCTTCTGGTCATCAAAGTAGCACCCATAGCCACAGCAAGATCGTTATTACTATATCTTATTATTGGGGGCAGAGAATTATCTTTCATCAACCAAGCGATAGCTTTAGGAAAGCTACATTTATTAACCCAAGCTCCAAGCAGATCACGGTCAAAGATTGCTCTTCCGTTATCTTGTCTGATATCCATTCCCAATGGTAGCACTTGTCCATTATAATTTATTAATGCGTGGTTCATGACTGTAATACAGTACTTCCAATCGGGATGATTGATATTTCTATTATCAGTTTTATCGAATAATGATGGTTCCCAGACCCGGCAAACTTTTTCTTCCAGATCAATCTGGAAAGCATCATCGTGCAGTACGACTTTCTTAAATCCCCTAGGTAGTGTTCCCCCATTATCGGCAGAATTGGTATGTGAAGACTTCCCTGTGCCGGACAGTCCGTAGAAAGCTATAGAGCGTTTCCCAAGCTTGTGATTATTTTCGTCTTCACAAGTAGTAAAATCTATCTCTTTTATGCCGCCATGACAAGCCGCCATTCCAAGCCGCATTCCAGAAGTCCAGGCAAGCGTGAGTGTGCCTTTCTTCCTCTCACCGAAATAACGCATTCCCATATTGAATATAACATTATGTTTCTCATCAACGAGTGCTAACTGTGGTCCTCCAACACTATGATAAAAAGGATCATTGCATGTCCATTCATTGAAGCCAACAATAATAATATCCTGTATGTCAATCAGTTTGCTCTGAGAATAATCTTCAGCCATAACTTCAAAAGGGGTGAAATTGCAGAGCCAACTAAAGACATTAGAGGCATCAGAAATAGTAGTGATAAAAGTTGCTTTGATCATCAAGTCGGGATCAAGTCCAAGCACTGCTTCTGCTTTTATAAGATCATGCTGCTCTAACTGAAATACCGCTTCTCGTAAATCTCCTTCTACTTTTCTTTGCTCGTCAACAGAGATCCGGTTATAGAATATTCGTGCTTTAGCAGTTCTACCAACAATTTTGCCATGACAGTCATTAAGTACTTTCGCATTTTTAGGAAGTTTGTATTTTTCTACTAATGGTGGATAGATATCCAGACTTGTTTGGGAAACTCCTGGTTGTGTCATAGCTAATTCATAAGCTTCTGCAACTGAAACTTTACGTACCTTGGGATTGAGCATGAGTGTCTCTGCTATTGCCCTGATCTTCGACATATCCTTTAACTGAGGATAGAAATTATAGCTGTTCATACTTGCCATTCTATATGACCTCCGCCTTAATTAATTGACCTTTTCTCAGTAATTCTATTATCCTTTTTACTACTATTTATTGGTAGATTCAATTCTTTTATTACTCAACTAAACCGTAAATTAATATAAAAATCCTGATCTTCTGCTTTCCAATATCACAGAAGAAGTCTATCAATATAACTTTCCTATTTTAAAAATGAAAAATAAAAAGCAGCCTGTATAGAGCTGCTCAATATATAACTTAGAATCATTATTATATTCTACTCGGAAACAACACTAACGAATTTTCTACCTGATCGTTTAGTTTCAAATTTAACATAACCTTCAGATAGACTGAAAATCGTAAAGTCCTTGCCTAAACCGACGTTCTTGCCGGGATGAAACTTCGTTCCTCTTTGACGAATTATTATATTACCAGGAACTACATATTGTCCGCCAAATATCTTAACTCCGAGATATTGCGGATTGCTATCTCTTCCGTTTCGACTGCTACCTACACCTTTTTTATGTGCCATAATAACTATCCTTGTTTATTTTACGATATCTTTGATCATTATTTCGGTAAAATCCTGACGATGACCGTTCTTCTTGGCGTATCCCTTTCGACGCTTTTTCTTGAAAACGATTATCTTTTTATCACGTTTATGGGCAACTACCTCAGCAATAACTTTAACATTATCTACCAGAGGAGTTCCTACCTGTATATCCTCATCGTTTCGCAGCATAAAAATCTCATTTATCTCCAGTTCACTACCAATCTCTTTATCAGATAGATAGGGAACCCTGAGAATTTTATCTTTCTCGGCTTTGTATTGATTGCCTTTAAAATTAACTATGGCGTACATCAATTTCTCCTTTTATTCAATCTGCTTTCTGCAGAAGTGAGAATCAATTTTTTCTTTAGGTTTTTTTTGTCAAGCACTATATACAATTGTCAGCTCTTTTTTCTTATCATCGTAAAAGATACGATAAGTTTCAGCACTGATCTTTTCATCCTCCTCCACAATAACTCTGGGTTTTATTCCCTTGAAGAACTGGGGATAACCTTCCAGATATTTCTTGATAACCGGATGTATAACCAGTGTTATGGGTTTATTGTGCACATAATACTCTGCCCGTTCCAAGCTGCGGTGAATCTTCATCGCAACTGCTTCCCTTGACAGTACCCTACCAGTACCATTACAGCACTGACAATGCTCTGAATAAGTGTTTAACAAGCCAGGTCCTGTTCGTTTTCTCGTTAGCTCAACCAATCCCAAAGGTCCGAAATAAAAGGCCTTAGTTTTTGCCCGATCTTTTTTGAGGTTCTTTTTTAAAATGTCAAAAACTTCCGCTTTGTGAGCATCTGAACCCATATCAATAAAATCTACTATCACCATGCCACTCAGATCACGCAATCTGAGTTGTCTGGCAAGCTCTATAGCTGCTTCGATGTTGGTCTTTCTTATAGTTGTATTATAGTCTTTACTGCCGGTATAACTCCCTGTATTGACATCGACTGCAACGAACGCTTCGGTCTGCTCGATGGCAATATTCCCTCCACTCGGTAGGGGAATATGAGAGTGAAATATCTTCTGAATCTCTCGTTCAATGCCAAAGGCATCAAATATTGGCGAGTCTTCTTCATATAATTCTATCCTGCTCACTAAATCCGGAGCCACATCTTTTAATTCACTTATCAAGTCCTTCATAAAGACTTTGTCATCAACGACCAATCTATCAACTTCAGAGCTAAAATAATCTCGAATAAGTTTACTCGCCATGTCATTTTCATCATAAATACAAGAAGGTGTTGGTGCGATATTTATCTTCTGTTCAACTAGTTTCCAGGACTTATATAATCCTTGATATTCAATCAGAAAATCCTCTTCTGAAATTCCTTCTGCTTCAGTTCTAACTATCAAACCTACATTTTTATCCTTTATCTGATTTAAAATACCTTTGATCCTTTGTTTCTCAGCTGAGGAACTAATCTTTCTGGATAGAGCAATCTTTGCCTTATTAGGAAAGAGCACCAAATACTTACCCGGAATGGAAATCTGACCATTGAGCCGTGCTCCCTTACGGTTTATCGGACCTTTCTGAACCTGTACGATTATCTCCTGACCCTTTGTTAACAGTTCATTGATCTTTGATGATTCCTGAGCAGATACCTCTTTAACTTTTGTTTCGGTTTCAGTTAAATCAAAAAAGTCAGTCACAATATCAGAATAGTGAAGAAAAGCGGTTCTATCCAGCCCTATATCTATAAAAGCTGCTCCCATACCGGGAAGAATATCTTTAACAGTACCTTTATAGATATTGCCTACTATGTTCTCTTTGTCCTGCGTTTCGACAAATAACTCCATCAAACGACTATCTTCCAGAATAGCTAATCGCTTCTCCAAGGGATGTATATTGAGTATAATTTCATTCATTTTTTATGTTTTCTCCCAAAAAAGCAAAACATCTCAGTAGTTAATTACGTCAAGATTTTTCGTTTTTACTTGACATCAAGTACTCGTTAGAAACTTTGACAAAAGCTAAAAATTAATTGTTGCGAGGTGGAGCAGTCTGGTAGCTCGTCGGGCTCATAACCCGAAGGTCAAAGGTTCAAATCCTTTCCTCGCTACCAATGGCGGCGTAGCTCAGTCGGTTAGAGCATCGGAATCATAATCCGAGTGTCCGGGGTTCGAGTCCCTGCGCCGCTACCATTTTTCTTGAAAATCAAGTGTTGTTTCAGAGCGCCAGTAGCTCAGTTGGACAGAGCAACGGCCTTCTAAGCCGTGGGTCAGAGGTTCGAATCCTCTCTGGCGTGCCATTTCTATCATGGTGGCTGTAGTTCAACCGGTTAGAGCACTGGATTGTGGTTCCAGATGTTGTGGGTTCAAGTCCCATCAGCCACCCCATTTCTTTCCTTTATTCATTCCTGTAGAAGCTAATGCTGGCTCTATCCCTGTGAACCTTAATCCTTACTAAACAATAAAAGATTCTTTTGAGATTGACAAAAAAACCGTTCAGAATAGAAGGGTATAAAAATCGCCGAGTAAACTGCTCTAAACCTTTCGGGGCATGACAGTTTACCGTATGGTATATCCGGAAACAGATATGCCACCCGTATTTGGAAAGGCGAAAGATAAGAACTAGTATCATCAACTCCCTTTCCTCTAAATTAAGAAATTGGAGGTTATAATGCGATTATCACTATTTAGCTTATTATTACTGCTTGGTTTTCTGATAATTTCCTGCTCAAGCAGTAGTCCTACAGAAAACGAGTTTGAAGAGCCACAACCACCAGAATTTGCATCTATTCCCGATTTTGTTTTTACTTTCCCGGGTGAATATCCTGAAGATATCTATACTTCAGAAGAAGTTGAATATCAGGAAGAGATGGTTATAGGTTACTCCCTTGATCAATTTGTTCCTATCGATGTAGGTGATGAGGAAAATATTGACCTGCGTCCTCTTTATGCCTATGAAATAGTCGGTGAGGATGATTTCACCCCTAGAATGCGCTTGGATCAAGATCTCCATTGGTCTCTCTTTTCCAATGGCTACTTATTGCCTGAAAAAGAGCACCGCACATTCATTAGCAGCTCATCTGAACTCAGACCATATAATGTTAAGTTTGCTGAGACCATTAACTTATACCGTAAGATCGATGTCATTAAGAGCGATAATGATCCGGTAATGTTTGAAGTCAGGGGTATGGTTACTATTGAACTGGATAATGATGTAGTTATCCCATTATCTTCATTTATTACGGACTATATAACAGGCAATCCGGAAAACTTCGATTACAAACTGATCGATATCAATAACGGTGAATATGATTTTAGCTGGTCAGAATTATCTAATGGTTTTTGGCATATCAATAATGAGACTGCAGTGATACTTTTAATGGATGATGAAACAGAGCCGGACTATCAGATTATTAACTTTTTGATGTCTATAGAGTTACATGAAATATAAAGTACTGGGCATTGTAATAATTTTTGTTGCGGGATTATCTATTCTGTGGACGGCAGAACCCGATACTCTCCTTGTAACCGAAACCCAACATCGTAAAGTATATGATATCGAGGGAGTAACGATCACAGCCCTGGCAACAACCAGCACTCTCGGTTATTCACAGATCAAAGAGATCGGGACAGAAAATCTAGGTAGTGCAGTTAATGTTAAGGATTTACTGACTGATCTGCCCGGACTGCGTATTACAACCGGAGGCAAAGGAGAAACTGATTTGCGGATCCGTAATTTTCTCAGAAAACAGGTCAAGATCATGCATAATGGGGTACCTATAAGTGGTGGATATTTTGGCAACGTTGACCTTAATGCTTTACCCGTTACAGACATTGAGCAGATCAACATAATTAAGGGTCCGGTCTCTGCTCTCTATGGAAGCAATACTCTTGGTGGTATCATAAACATTGTTACTAATGAAGTGCCGCCTGGTTGGTCTCATATAACTCGCTTTTCATTAGACCGTAGCAAAACTTGTAGTCTTAGTTATACCGGCAGCAGAGGAAGTAGAAATAATAGTTTTAATTATCGTCTCGAACGAAGTTTTTCATCCGGCTACTACCTCTCTGAATCATTTGAACCTACTTACCATGAAGATGGCGGTATAAGAGAAAATACGGGTTTTTCCCGATACAGTGTCGGTATAGGTTGGAATGGTTACCTTGCTTCGATACACAATCTGAATTTTCAAGCAGGTTACAACTACTTAGATAACAAGGATATACCTTCTTCTGTTTATGAAGCATCATTCCGCAGATTCACTTCTTGGCATAGCTATAACACCTCACTACGTTATTCTCTTCCTCTTAGATATAATCTGCTAACAGAAACAAAGATCTATACCGACTTTTTTGATAATGTATATGAAGAATATCTTGATTCAGAATTGACCAATCCAGATCTGATATCGGATATACGAAATACTACTATTGGATTTAGTACAACCTCCCAATGGACTCTATCCGATAGACTATTAACCAAGCAAGGCTACAAGTATGAATATAGCCACTACAAAAGGAAGGATAATGCTTATTACAGTGATTGGTACAGTGGGGCTACTATTCTGCAAGAAATATATTTTCAACCGGAATATGATCTGTCAGATCTATTTACCTTAACTATTGGGGGCAACTTATCTTCATTCGATCAAGACAAGCCAACCTATAATTTTGCAGGATCTTCCGGAATTTTTCTCACCTTCCCGAGTAATATGCGTTTTTCTTTAGCTTATTCCAGCAATATTCGCTATCCGATCATGAGAGAACTTTTCAGTTCTAGTGTTGGAAATACTGATTTACTCCCGGAAAAGGCAAATAAATTCGAAATCACTGGCGGTTCTCCTTTCCGGTTAGGTAGTTCATACGGATACGCTCATCTTGCTCTCTTTCATAACTCA
This region of Candidatus Cloacimonadota bacterium genomic DNA includes:
- a CDS encoding phosphotransferase: MKSQITYSSDGKSLIKICRSETECANELHVYNLGLDFTPKLLNKIDEKTIEISYIKGNSLKDEIDFDFSKPAEQLAKLHKSTIKEGIVLCHLDNNPRNYLIEKETGKFYLIDFSESGYSLPENDLVNFLLFWAAILPPNRFQNAMQRFLEGYKSPELLDNKRQRSHFSQWINVFDVRRRKYCKNPGTKFAWQIDNRKYLLTNFYTLVRSDKK
- a CDS encoding class I fructose-bisphosphate aldolase; translation: MITKIRELLGQEAEYLLEHKCKTVNKENLYLPGPCFIDEVLRLSDRPVNVLRNMQLLFNTGRLAGSGYLSFLPVDQGIEHTAGASFAPNPIYFDPDNIVKLAIEGGCNGVASSVGILGAVARKYAHKIPFIVKLNHNELLTYPNKYDQILFADVDQAFDMGAVAVGATIYFGSEESNRQIQEISEAFSYAHSLGLVTILWAYLRNNEFKKDQDYHLAADLTGQANYLSATIQADIVKQKLPENNGGFRAIKFAKTHKKVYEELTSDHPIDLTRYQVVNCFMGRAGLINSGGASGENDLAQAVRTAVINKRAGGMGLISGRKAFQRPMQQGIELLNAIQDIYLCQEITIA
- a CDS encoding phosphoenolpyruvate carboxykinase (ATP), with translation MASMNSYNFYPQLKDMSKIRAIAETLMLNPKVRKVSVAEAYELAMTQPGVSQTSLDIYPPLVEKYKLPKNAKVLNDCHGKIVGRTAKARIFYNRISVDEQRKVEGDLREAVFQLEQHDLIKAEAVLGLDPDLMIKATFITTISDASNVFSWLCNFTPFEVMAEDYSQSKLIDIQDIIIVGFNEWTCNDPFYHSVGGPQLALVDEKHNVIFNMGMRYFGERKKGTLTLAWTSGMRLGMAACHGGIKEIDFTTCEDENNHKLGKRSIAFYGLSGTGKSSHTNSADNGGTLPRGFKKVVLHDDAFQIDLEEKVCRVWEPSLFDKTDNRNINHPDWKYCITVMNHALINYNGQVLPLGMDIRQDNGRAIFDRDLLGAWVNKCSFPKAIAWLMKDNSLPPIIRYSNNDLAVAMGATLMTRRNRAENVTEDELKKLVFEPFANPFRVYELYRDVTAFYNVLELGATCYTFNSAGYWKSSDTDSIPIKLQTSLTLQTAILMSQLKWEDWEILPGAMIPTKESIDKIIPGYYDLYNPATRENMHDYQTIIKDRMNQRKEFIMNSDIKQKPELLEKLISALEPELA
- the rpmA gene encoding 50S ribosomal protein L27, with the protein product MAHKKGVGSSRNGRDSNPQYLGVKIFGGQYVVPGNIIIRQRGTKFHPGKNVGLGKDFTIFSLSEGYVKFETKRSGRKFVSVVSE
- the rplU gene encoding 50S ribosomal protein L21; the protein is MYAIVNFKGNQYKAEKDKILRVPYLSDKEIGSELEINEIFMLRNDEDIQVGTPLVDNVKVIAEVVAHKRDKKIIVFKKKRRKGYAKKNGHRQDFTEIMIKDIVK
- a CDS encoding Rne/Rng family ribonuclease translates to MNEIILNIHPLEKRLAILEDSRLMELFVETQDKENIVGNIYKGTVKDILPGMGAAFIDIGLDRTAFLHYSDIVTDFFDLTETETKVKEVSAQESSKINELLTKGQEIIVQVQKGPINRKGARLNGQISIPGKYLVLFPNKAKIALSRKISSSAEKQRIKGILNQIKDKNVGLIVRTEAEGISEEDFLIEYQGLYKSWKLVEQKINIAPTPSCIYDENDMASKLIRDYFSSEVDRLVVDDKVFMKDLISELKDVAPDLVSRIELYEEDSPIFDAFGIEREIQKIFHSHIPLPSGGNIAIEQTEAFVAVDVNTGSYTGSKDYNTTIRKTNIEAAIELARQLRLRDLSGMVIVDFIDMGSDAHKAEVFDILKKNLKKDRAKTKAFYFGPLGLVELTRKRTGPGLLNTYSEHCQCCNGTGRVLSREAVAMKIHRSLERAEYYVHNKPITLVIHPVIKKYLEGYPQFFKGIKPRVIVEEDEKISAETYRIFYDDKKKELTIVYSA
- a CDS encoding TonB-dependent receptor, with the protein product MKYKVLGIVIIFVAGLSILWTAEPDTLLVTETQHRKVYDIEGVTITALATTSTLGYSQIKEIGTENLGSAVNVKDLLTDLPGLRITTGGKGETDLRIRNFLRKQVKIMHNGVPISGGYFGNVDLNALPVTDIEQINIIKGPVSALYGSNTLGGIINIVTNEVPPGWSHITRFSLDRSKTCSLSYTGSRGSRNNSFNYRLERSFSSGYYLSESFEPTYHEDGGIRENTGFSRYSVGIGWNGYLASIHNLNFQAGYNYLDNKDIPSSVYEASFRRFTSWHSYNTSLRYSLPLRYNLLTETKIYTDFFDNVYEEYLDSELTNPDLISDIRNTTIGFSTTSQWTLSDRLLTKQGYKYEYSHYKRKDNAYYSDWYSGATILQEIYFQPEYDLSDLFTLTIGGNLSSFDQDKPTYNFAGSSGIFLTFPSNMRFSLAYSSNIRYPIMRELFSSSVGNTDLLPEKANKFEITGGSPFRLGSSYGYAHLALFHNSVFDLIEIRMLSDGYSRRFENIGNTYNYGTDLEMYFIPYPFWQSNISYSFIVTDSRSDYDLLRIPRNNVIFSNRFKLSDNLTIRQSSEYCDVRDDLDNFNYPQKIPSYTIHNVNILYRYSIANIKIGVDNIFDTLYYEKYGFPSKGRNYYISLELKTNKSR